DNA from Corvus moneduloides isolate bCorMon1 chromosome 8, bCorMon1.pri, whole genome shotgun sequence:
ggtggtggttttttattttgttctgtggagataatttttttctctttacaatTGCAAAGTAGTCTAACCACCACCTAGCAAGCAAGTTAGATTGCTCTGGATCGGGAAGGAGATGtagccacacctgctgcagctgctttatACTGATGTAAGGTATCTTGTTTCCCATAGTCTAAAGTTTTggcttttccattttccataaAGCTTGCTTTGTGACTTTTAGGAACAGCCCTAAGTGTTCCTAAGAGCAAGCCTAAGCTAATTCTACAGTTTAAAAATCAGGGAGGCTATCAAGTTACAGTTCAGCTTTTGGAagtaaaaagtgatttttttttttttttttgagtgtcCCAAGAGACCTGAATTGGTGAGCAATTCGTTTCCATAAGCGGATTTAAATTGCAAGTATGCTTGACATTGGCATCAACATACATGCTTGCCAGTTAATTCCTTAGCCTCATCTCTCTTCAAGTGCATAAATGCAACAAGTCCATCAAAAAACAGGTGAGACCACTTGAAGAATGGTGCAGAATATACACATAAATGAGAATAGTGGACAACTTATTCAGTTTTGTTCACAGCGTTTTTTACCTTTagtaacattttaatttaaatgcacTTGCTGCAGTTTACAAATGTTTCCTTAAAAACCCACGATCAAGTAGAATAGACAAAGTTTTTAACACCATTGTCTATTAAATGACATAGTTGTTATGTAAATTTCAGTGCAAACAGTACTCCACTTTTTCAGTGGAGATCCCCACATGATTATAGGTTATTGTCTGAAAACTTTTAGACAGGCAAAGTTTACATAGAAATTTCCATACAGCATGGTGAAATCTGTAGGAATAAAGAGAGGTTTCATGTCCTCCACTTCCACTCAGTACAACTTCTCTCATATGGGTAAATTACTTTCTCTGCtaatcaaactttttttttatgttaaagaaaataattcaaagaaccatcaatttatttaatataacaAAATAAGTTAAATAGTTAGAGATATTTGGCACTTCTTTTTGAGATTACTGATAATCGTTGACATTAACAGGAAGGAAGATCTGGTTGGAACATCAGTCTTTTATGTTCAGTGGTTAGAGTCACTGCTGGAAGAACAGAAGAGCAACAAGATAATCCTGGCCCGGGAGGCAGTAGTAAAGCTGGGCTTGGCTGAAGCGACTGATCTGGAACAGAAGGCAACAAAAAGGCAGGGTTTGGCATAGCTGAGTGAAGGGAAACAGCAGAGGTAGCAGAGACATTGACATCCATCCCATGAGGCTGGCTGGATGTAGCTGTGTCTGGGTAACAATGATAGGGTAAAAATAAGCCTGAGAAAAGAGCTTCGATCCTGGCATCTTGGGTCTGGCGTTTGAACTTCATACGACGATTCTGAAACCAGGTTTTTATCTGaggataagaaaaaaagagtcaaGAACCAAACCACTTATCCCTTTTCCATATAGTAATACACCCTGAAGGCAGAATTATTGTCAAAATAACAGGATGCATTAACAGTAAAGGTGTAGGGCTAATGACGTTAGAATAATTGTCTTGACATGAGGAATCAAACTGTGAAGATTCCATGATCCATGGCAAGCCAATACTCAGATTTGGACCAGAGCTGTAACACAAGACTGGTGCAGTGGGGCTATAAGGGCTGGGTAGGGGTAGTTCTGTTAAAAAATCCCGCAATGAACCTGTCAAATGGATACATAACCATAAGAAAGAACTATCCTGAAGATTGACGTTCTGGAGATTGTGGAAGTACTTTCACCCCCTGTGAAGTTTCAGCTTTTGAACTTGCACCCACTATTTTCCATTTGCACCTTGTCTCTGGAGGACTCGGAGCTGCGACGGGCGCGGCAGTGCCGGGCGAGGCAGGGCTGTCAGTCTGCTCAAGCCCGTCTGCTCCAGCTGGGCGAGGCTGGCGGGCAGCCCGGGCCGTCGCACCTGCAGgagctgtcactgtcactgcccCGTCCCCCGGTGCCCGTGAGGTGCCTCCCACCCCCGCGGGGCCGTGTCCCGCTCGGGCGGAGGGCGAGCCCGCGCTCACCTGGCTCTGGGAGAGATTCAGCGCGGCGGCTAAGCGCCGCTTCTCGCCGGCGCGGATGTAGCGCTGCTCTCGGAAGCTGcgctccagctcctgcagctgcgcGGCCGAGAACTTGGTGCGGGACCGCCCGGGCACGGCGCCCACAGACTCCGCTTCGTGCCCGGGGCTGCGGCGCTCGGCGGCCTCCCGGTCCCGGGGCGAGTCTGCGGGAACAGACGGGGGCGTTTGAGGGGGGGACCCTTCGGGGCACCTTTTCCTCGGCGGGCCCCGGGCCCCGCGGGCGGTGACGCGGTGGCGGCCGtgccccgccggggccgcccgcgGGGACCGAAAGTGCCGCGGCCGCCGCTGTGCGGGGGGACCCAGCGGGCACGGCCGGGACTCACCGGGCATCTCCGGGGCTCCGCCGCGGCTGCTCTGGGCCAGCCACTCCACCGAGAAGGAGCCCTTCTCCATGTCCCCAGCCTTGCCGGCCCTCACTGGAGCCGCCCGGACAAACATTTAAAGCGCTTTCCCCGCCGTGGTTTAAAAAGGCCCAAAGCATCAAATGAGGCCGGGGACAAAGGACCTCATTTAGAGGGGCTTTAATCTCCCCTTTCAGGTGATTGTTACATCCGCCTAATCTCCGAGCGCAGTAGTTTGCAGAACTCAAGGCTGCCTGGCCTGGCGCCAAGTTCAGCGCGGAGTCGTCTCCTCACCACGTAGGTGCTGGGAATTGCAACACGGCCTGGGCTTCTCCACGCTGCCCGAGCTGCCCTCGGCCCCCCTGATTTTCGATCTTTATCTCCTACTACGAAGGACAAGGATTCAGAAGGGACTGATAACGAAGAAGGACAGGGAAAAGCCTCTTTTATGAGTCCTATTCCCAGATTTTGAGTCCCTCTTGCCTGTTTGATGCAAGGCTTGAAAGAATCCCTTTGCCTTTCTATCAGCAGCGGAAGTAGGGACGTGAGGTAGGAACAAGTAAGTAGTCCTCGTCAGATAGAAATCTTGAAGAAACACTGATACAGTGTCTTGCCAATATGCCTGTGAGGAACTCGGTGTTCTTTACTAGGTCTGGGTCGGTAGAGCTCATTTGAGCTTGGAGTTACTTGGAAAGTGAGGggttaaattttttttggtgctgtCCATGAGGCAGAGTGCTGCAGTCAGgactctcctcttcctctgaagTCTTAGGTACACTTGTTGACTCAGTTTATGTAGTATCAGAGATTTTGGGAAGTCTTCAGGGAGAGAATGGTTGAAACTAGAGCACAGCGGCATTCGTTTAGCAATTTGTTAGgtcattttcagaaaataggGTGGGAAGTTCTCAATAATTTGAGTTCATGCTTATGAATTTATCTAAGAATAAGATTAAGCAATGAGAGGTTATGAGTCAGGACATTGGACaggaaacactgagaaaatgaCTAGTTTGCTTGAATTTATCTGTTCATGTCTTTAAACGCCATCTCCTTTCCCGTCATCCCAAGAAAGAAGTGTGTGCATTTCAAAGTAAACAGTTCTGATGTTCTTATGAAGTAGATCAAAGAAGAGGAGTGTAAACTCTGTTCAGAGGCAGTCTGTTCAAGGATGATTCCGATAAGGGTGAGAAAAGAACCACTTTTACGGTCTGAAGTGGGCCTGGGATGGCACAGTCCTTATCCTCTGCAAACACGGGCTAACACATTTACAGGTTGTCTCAGTAAACAGTCACCGCTGCTTGAGTTTATACAGTCAGAGATAATGAAGCAGCTTCCACGCGGAGCAGAACATGTTTGAGACAACGTGCTAATTCTTAAACTTCAAAGAAATTCATGTCACCTTTTATGAAGGGTGATGTATTTATAGCGAGATGGCAGGAGTAAGATAACGCTACACTCGCAGCTCTCTCTCTTCTTAGGTTTTCTATGTCTGTCAGGTAGGAATACTATTTTCTCCCACTAAATGCAATGGAATTTTGTTAACTATGCTGAAGCATGACACATATAAGAAGTTTTTACACTGATTTTGAATATTCTTCATACATACGTTTAGCTGCTTTTAGgaagtcttttcttcttcttgtggtaaaaagaaaaaaagccagaaagctCTCTTGAATATCTACCTGAacagtctgtttttcttttttcttttttttttcttctttttttaataaacatgaCACTTCT
Protein-coding regions in this window:
- the LOC116447463 gene encoding homeobox protein vex1-like; the protein is MFVRAAPVRAGKAGDMEKGSFSVEWLAQSSRGGAPEMPDSPRDREAAERRSPGHEAESVGAVPGRSRTKFSAAQLQELERSFREQRYIRAGEKRRLAAALNLSQSQIKTWFQNRRMKFKRQTQDARIEALFSGLFLPYHCYPDTATSSQPHGMDVNVSATSAVSLHSAMPNPAFLLPSVPDQSLQPSPALLLPPGPGLSCCSSVLPAVTLTTEHKRLMFQPDLPSC